AAAATACTCATCCAAGCAGGTTTTGAAGTGCTGATCATCACCCTAGAGAGAAGAGATCGTCTTTGTTGCTATAGGTTCAATAATGGATAAACTCAGCGCGATCAATTTGAGCAAACAGATCAAAAAGACCAAGATCGTGCATGATGTTTCCTTAGAGGTAGAGAGTGGACAGGTAGTGGGCTTGCTAGGGCCCAATGGCGCGGGTAAAACGACGACTTTTTATATGATTTGCGGGCTCTTGCAACCTAGTGGAGGAAAAGTTACGCTTAATGACATCGATCTCTCTAGTTATCCTTTGCATAAGCGATCTAATTTGGGGATTGGCTATCTCCCTCAAGAATCGAGCATTTTTAAGGATTTGAGTGTTTTGGACAATCTCATGTTGGCTGCTCAGACCACTTTTAAAACCTCTAAGGAAGCTATGCAACGCATAGAGGAGATGCTAGAGGCGTTTAACATTCAGGCTATTCAAGATCGCAAGGGCATGTCTTTGAGCGGGGGGGAGAGGCGGCGCGTAGAGATAGCACGCGCGCTCATCAAAAGCCCTAAATTCATTCTGCTTGATGAACCCTTTGCTGGAGTGGATCCTATTGCAGTGTTGGATATTCAAAAGATCATCGAACACCTTGTAGAGATGAATATCGGGGTGCTCATTACCGATCACAATGTGCGCGAAACCTTGAGCGTGTGCCATCGGGCTTATGTGATCAAGAGTGGGACTTTGCTCGCTAGTGGTAGCAGTGATCAAATTTATGACAATGAACTGGTCAGAAAACACTACTTGGGCGAGCATTTTAAAGCATGATGGCTATTTTACGCCCCACCCCCACCCCTGCCCCCAAAGGCAAGCTTTCTGCAACGCTTAAGAGTTGGCTACCTATTTTACAAAGCGGACCCCTAGAGATGGAAGAAACTCTGCAAGGCTATGTTCAAGACAATCCTTGTGTGCGCGTGCAAAGTGCATTGAGCACGGACTTTAGTAGTCAAAAATTTTACAAGCCCCCTCGCCCCAGCCTCAAAAACACTATGACAGATAAAATTGAGAGTTTGAGCGTTTATGCCTCTACTCTTTATGAGAGTTTGGAACAACAACTCTTGCCCCCCCTTTTTCCTACAGAGACTTCTTTAAAGATTGCCCACGACATTATAGAAAACCTTAATCGCGAAGGATATTTTGAAGGGGATGTGCAGGCGCAGGCTTTGGCCTTAGGCGTAGACGCGCAAGACTATGAAAAAGTGCGCCAACGCTTTGCCTATTTAGACCCTCCGGGAGTGGGAGCAGTGAGCCTAGAGGAGAGCTTTCTTTTCCAACTTACCCACCATGAAGAATTAGACACGCCCACTTACGATCTCTGTGTTAAGATTGTGCACCACCTTGAAAAGCATAAGGATTTTAGCCATTTGAAGGCTTATCCTAAAGCCATGAAGGTGATCACTTCTTTTAAAAATCCTCCTGCTATTGATTTTGATGAGGTATCTTTGCCCGTGATTCCTGATCTTTTTATTTGTGAGGACAATGGTGAGATTTCTGTGCGTCTTAATGATGCGTATTATCCTAAAATTGTGATCGAAGAATTGAATATTAAAGAGCCTTGCGGTTATCTCAAGGAAAAACTCAAGGAAGCTAGGGATTTGGTGGACGCGCTACAAATGCGCCAGCAAACACTCTTAAAAATTGGATTAATGCTCGTGGAATACCAATACGATTTTTTTAAAGGCAAGGAGATCAAACCTATGCGCCTAGTGGATATTGCTAATGAATTTGGCTATTCCACTAGCACCATCTCGCGCGCCATCGCTAATAAATATTTGGAATGCACGCGTGGAACTTTCCCTATCAAAAGCTTTTTTACTACAGCATTAGAGGGAGATATTTCCAACACCTCTATCAAAGATTTTATTTTAGAGAGTGTCAAACAGGAGAATCCTCAGCGCCCTTTGAGTGATATGAAATTATTAGAATTGGTTGAAAATAAATTTGGACTTAAAATCGTGCGCCGCACTATTACCAAATACCGCAAACTTTTAAACATCGCTAGCTCTTCAGAGCGTAAAAAACTTTACAGTTTGCGCGCGCCTTAAGTCAAGGCGTGTTAAAATTCTCTTTTTTCAAAAGGAAGCCTATGGAGACATTGAAACTAAGTGATGATGCCTTGTTTGCCTTATTTGCAAGTCTGAGCACCCCCACAGCCCCCCACCAAGCCCATGTCTATGTGCAAGCTTTTTCACATTTTAAGCATATTGCTTTGGGTACAAGCGACTTTGGCTATTCCTTCTATGCCCTAGGTAAAGCTTATGAAACGGGTTTAGGCGTTTCCAAAGACCTGCAAAAGGCCAAAGACCTTTATACAGAGGCGATCAAACGCTACCAAACTTACGAGGGGCAGGATGAGTCCCACCTGGAAGCGATCCGCGCCCTAGAGAAATGGCTCTGAGTGGTCGCTGTGACCGCCGTGATCTCTGTGATCTCTATGGTGGTGGCGATTGTGTGCGTTGCTTGCGTGGCGCTTATGATCTCGGCGGTGTGTGTTGAGAGGGTTGTAATAAGAGTTACAGACCCTAGAATTGTGGGGTTTAGATTCACATCCGCACCCTTGTTCTTGTAGTGTTGTAGTCGCTCCATCTGCAGGAGTGTTTGCAAAAATCTCTAGGTCGCTAGGCCTAGGCTCAAAGACTTCTACGCTAAAGCCTAATTTTTTGGCTAACTCTAGGAGTTCTGATAGGTTTTCTTGTTTAATATTTTGAACTAATGCATCCATATAAAATCCTTTCATGGAATTTACTCTCCCATTCTAACTTTCTAAAAATAATCAAAATCTAACAGAAACCCAATGCGATGTGCTA
This portion of the Helicobacter felis ATCC 49179 genome encodes:
- the lptB gene encoding LPS export ABC transporter ATP-binding protein, whose protein sequence is MDKLSAINLSKQIKKTKIVHDVSLEVESGQVVGLLGPNGAGKTTTFYMICGLLQPSGGKVTLNDIDLSSYPLHKRSNLGIGYLPQESSIFKDLSVLDNLMLAAQTTFKTSKEAMQRIEEMLEAFNIQAIQDRKGMSLSGGERRRVEIARALIKSPKFILLDEPFAGVDPIAVLDIQKIIEHLVEMNIGVLITDHNVRETLSVCHRAYVIKSGTLLASGSSDQIYDNELVRKHYLGEHFKA
- a CDS encoding RNA polymerase factor sigma-54, which encodes MAILRPTPTPAPKGKLSATLKSWLPILQSGPLEMEETLQGYVQDNPCVRVQSALSTDFSSQKFYKPPRPSLKNTMTDKIESLSVYASTLYESLEQQLLPPLFPTETSLKIAHDIIENLNREGYFEGDVQAQALALGVDAQDYEKVRQRFAYLDPPGVGAVSLEESFLFQLTHHEELDTPTYDLCVKIVHHLEKHKDFSHLKAYPKAMKVITSFKNPPAIDFDEVSLPVIPDLFICEDNGEISVRLNDAYYPKIVIEELNIKEPCGYLKEKLKEARDLVDALQMRQQTLLKIGLMLVEYQYDFFKGKEIKPMRLVDIANEFGYSTSTISRAIANKYLECTRGTFPIKSFFTTALEGDISNTSIKDFILESVKQENPQRPLSDMKLLELVENKFGLKIVRRTITKYRKLLNIASSSERKKLYSLRAP
- a CDS encoding SEL1-like repeat protein; amino-acid sequence: METLKLSDDALFALFASLSTPTAPHQAHVYVQAFSHFKHIALGTSDFGYSFYALGKAYETGLGVSKDLQKAKDLYTEAIKRYQTYEGQDESHLEAIRALEKWL